From a region of the Nothobranchius furzeri strain GRZ-AD chromosome 12, NfurGRZ-RIMD1, whole genome shotgun sequence genome:
- the cep170aa gene encoding centrosomal protein of 170 kDa isoform X7 → MSVTSWFLVSSGGTRHRLPREMIFVGRDDCELMLQSRSVDKQHAVINYEAGKDEHKVKDLGSLNGTFVNDVRIQEQMYITLKLEDKLRFGYDTNLFTVVRGELTVPEEALKHEKFTSGLQFSKKPSNCETTINTTTSKSPTKTPAKTPKSPSSSSSKSGTSRLTDGVTSSKEKSATAVDAHKTEERIGGDTAALPRGTPLYGQPSWWGDGDADDENSFKQETKSSSSKKHDSSISESKEARRAEKTSTALDSGYFETPTKEGHMVNNGIHEVPTKDTEDGPTPSHVASAQGHASFTIEFDNTSPGKVTIKDHVSKFTADHHRSRSKKSGAGSGGAGSKDLSTLQAAMMASESKVADWLAHNDPTLVRSESTEDDSKSIKSDVPVHLKRLKGSKHEDGTQSDSENGPGLRFANRQHALEERLKSANSHASGGAGGPNTSVSGNRATGTRTAFMIEFYDEENPRKRRSYSFSQTAPLLGGGVFGEGLCPQPPSHPKVFSISTSATLASDSGKVPAPIPATVAAGAPTAARVLLKQRSEDQSIGRSSASTGLATGSPTTPSEDASVVSRTAGTAAGEAEDDHSDKGTYTIELENRNPEEEEARRMIDKVFGVQESTNPAVLSGLQVEEKRKDSRETGKEALPGDSSWVSQWASLAANHTRTDPEGSGAEAATFLHKERGVDAFESGASLSKGESSPSLTDRKRRTLPQLPADDPRAKSSSKAPRSEIGEKQDTEPQEKENKGDGESPILMEDGEMTNKRKQSSTSSPSKGPLRTSGGAEWRKTSEGVRVETDEGEKSGKALVRQGSFTIEKPSSNVPAELIPRINRVGGGRERSDSVGSMDTATLLKDTEAVMAFLEAKLRDENKLDQKSSKTTQASRSGPPARTDSISPESDVDTASTASHVAGEAERKAAASSVQKRKSLSSMHREKSNMSTTSKTSAANGSARERLERKTKRTAEATSRSTRSTQQSSSSSRARQPSMDLTDDDQTSSFPISDILSSDQETYSGPLGSSTQRRCSEDVLHSKLDSRCAKTSISGSSKTSRTLQAATTSSLNKQTSLPQPRPTRASLLRRARLGDTSDTDLADADRVSVASEVSTTSSTSKPPSGRKGLSRLDLLAQPRRNRLGSISARSDSECTVNRSSTSSPRLSAETALRLGLRSSTPTENKLTPRMRANSVSKLNDTKTKTTTSGYCSPTVSSSSRWRRLPPEYGSTSEEEFSSSRNSPKHGARSHMRPHHLVPHRASRLGATTSSGPNAASGPGGAGIKHRMKEQEEYIRDWTAHSEEIARISQDLAKDLAILAREIHDVAGEIDSVSSSGTAPSTTVSTAATTPGSAIDTREELVDRVFDESLKFRKIPPVISSTKVPEINGKPVEHQPRAPDSLEPRALRRRTWNREEAVLDSLLLHSVSQLSAKIRHSVDKTAGKIRILFKDKDRNWDEIESKLKAESEVPLLKTSNKEFSSILLELKRVEKQLQVIDVMVDPDGTLDALASLGLTSPITPTKPLTAKMAATSPAREPLPEILPGPGGSAASSRVQTSSTEASARETTVGLGLPGVGGLPFNRMRPSGEGAIAQK, encoded by the exons ATGAGTGTGACCTCCTGGTTCCTGGTGAGCAGCGGGGGAACTCGCCACCGACTCCCACGAGAAATGATCTTTGTCGGCCGTGACGACTGCGAGCTCATGCTACAG TCTCGTAGTGTCGACAAGCAGCATGCAGTCATCAACTATGAGGCTGGGAAAGATGAACACAAAGTCAAAGACCTGGGGAGCCTGAACGGG ACGTTTGTTAACGATGTCCGTATTCAGGAGCAGATGTACATCACTTTGAAGTTGGAGGACAAGCTGAGGTTTGGATATG ATACCAATCTGTTCACCGTGGTGAGAGGAGAGCTCACAGTGCCTGAAGAGGCTCTCAAA CATGAAAAGTTCACCAGTGGTCTCCAGTTCAGCAAGAAACCATCTAATTGTGAAACCACTATCAACACAACCACGAGCAAATCTCCTACCAAGACCCCAGCAAAAACACCAAAGtcacccagcagcagcagctcaaagtCAGGCACGAGCAGGCTAACAGACGGCGTCACTTCCTCTAAAGAGAAGTCAGCCACAGCTGTGGATGCTCACAAAACAGAGGAGAGGATAGGAG GGGATACAGCAGCTCTGCCTCGCGGGACGCCACTGTACGGTCAACCCTCCTGGTGGGGAGATGGAGATGCAGATGATGAGAATTCCTTCAAACAGGAAACCAAGTCATCCTCATCAAAAAAACATGACAGCTCCATTTCAG AGAGCAAAGAagcccgacgagcagagaaaacgtCCACTGCTCTTGACTCTGGCTACTTTGAGACCCCGACCaaggagggtcacatggtgaataATGGCATCCATGAAGTTCCCACTAAAGACACGGAGGATGGACCCACTCCCAGCCACGTTGCTTCAG CTCAAGGTCACGCCTCCTTCACCATAGAGTTTGACAACACCTCTCCAGGGAAAGTCACCATTAAAGACCACGTGTCAAAGTTTACAGCAGATCACCACAGATCTCGCTCCAAGAAGAGTGGAGCAGGAAGTGGAGGAGCAGGAAGCAAAGACCTCAGCACGCTACAAGCTGCTATGATggcgtctgagagcaaagtggctGATTGGTTGGCTCATAATGACCCTACGCTGGTGCGCAGCGAGTCGACAGAGGACGACAGCAAGAGCATCAAGAGCGATGTACCGGTTCATCTCAAGAGACTCAAAG GCAGCAAACATGAGGACGGCACTCAGAGTGACTCAGAGAACGGACCGGGCCTGCGCTTCGCTAACCGCCAACACGCCCTTGAGGAGCGCCTGAAGTCAGCAAACAGCCACGCGAGTGGAGGGGCAGGAGGGCCCAACACATCAGTGAGCGGGAACAGGGCAACTGGAACCCGTACGGCTTTCATGATTGAGTTCTACGACGAGGAAAACCCCCGCAAGCGTCGGTCTTATTCATTTTCACAGACTGCTCCCCTGCTGGGTGGAGGAGTTTTTGGGGAGGGACTGTGCCCCCAGCCTCCGTCTCACCCCAAAGTGTTTAGTATTTCCACCTCTGCTACTTTGGCCTCGGACTCTG GTAAAGTGCCAGCTCCGATACCAGCCACAGTGGCTGCAGGTGCTCCGACAGCGGCCCGTGTGCTCCTCAAGCAGAGGTCAGAGGACCAGAGCATCGGTCGGAGCTCAGCCAGCACCGGACTGGCGACGGGCAGCCCCACCACCCCCAGCGAGGATGCTTCTGTTGTTAGCAGAACAGCGGGAACAGCCGCGGGGGAGGCAGAAGACGACCACAGCGATAAGGGGACATACACTATTGAACTGGAGAACAGGAACCCAGAGGAAGAGGAGGCCCGGCGCATGATAGACAAG GTGTTCGGCGTGCAGGAAAGTACGAATCCCGCAGTTTTGTCAGGTCTGCAAGTGGAAGAAAAACGAAAGGACTCAAGAGAGACCGGGAAAGAG GCCCTGCCCggagactccagttgggtttctcAGTGGGCCAGTTTAGCTGCAAATCATACCCGGACAGACCCAGAAGGTTCTGGAGCAGAAGCAGCCACATTCCTACACAAAGAGAGAG GAGTTGATGCCTTTGAGTCTGGTGCATCCCTCAGCAAAGGTGAATCTTCTCCCAGCCTGACTGACCGTAAAAGAAGGACCCTCCCCCAGCTCCCCGCGGATGATCCCCGAGCTAAATCCAGTTCCAAAGCACCGAGGTCTGAGATAGGGGAGAAACAGGACACTGAGCCCCAGGAGAAAGAGAACAAGGGAGACGGGGAGTCCCCAATCCTCATGGAAGACGGTGAGATGACCAATAAACGGAAACAAAGCTCCACCTCCTCACCGTCTAAAGGTCCTCTCCGGACATCCGGTGGTGCTGAATGGAGAAAAACGTCAGAGGGTGTCAGAGTAGAAACAGATGAAGGAGAGAAATCTGGGAAGGCTCTTGTCCGTCAGGGCAGCTTTACTATTGAGAAGCCCAGCTCTAATGTCCCTGCAGAGCTCATCCCTCGCATCAACAGAGTCGGCGGTGGGCGTGAACGCAGCGACTCTGTGGGTAGCATGGACACGGCTACACTACTGAAGGACACTGAAGCTGTCATGGCGTTTCTAGAGGCAAAACTCAGAGATGAGAACAAACTAGATCAGAAAAGTAGTAAAACTACTCAGGCTTCGAGGTCTGGCCCCCCAGCACGCACCGACTCCATCTCTCCTGAATCCGACGTGGACACAGCCAGCACAGCTAGCCACGTGGCGGGAGAAGCAGAGAGGAAGGCAGCAGCGAGCAGCGTGCAGAAACGCAAGTCTCTCAGCAGCATGCATCGAGAAAAGAGCAACATGAGTACGACGTCCAAAACCAGCGCTGCAAACGGCAGTGCTCGTGAGCGTCTAGAGAGGAAGACTAAAAGAACGGCTGAAGCAACATCCCGGAGTACTCGCTCTACCCAACAATCCTCTTCTTCCTCCAGAGCACGCCAGCCTTCCATGGATCTCACTGATGATGACCAGACTTCTTCTTTCCCCATCTCTGATATCCTCTCCTCAGACCAGGAGACCTACTCTGGGCCTTTGGGGAGCTCGACACAAAGACGCTGCTCAGAAGATGTCCTCCACTCCAAACTGGATAGCAGGTGTGCTAAAACATCCATCAGCGGCTCCTCGAAAACCAGCCGAACTCTCCAGGCAGCCACAACCTCCTCCCTCAACAAGCAGACCTCCCTTCCTCAGCCTCGGCCCACCAGGGCCTCCCTCCTCCGTCGTGCCCGTCTGGGGGACACATCTGATACGGATCTAGCCGATGCGGACCGGGTTTCCGTGGCCTCTGAAGTCTCCACAACCAGCTCCACCTCTAAGCCCCCGTCTGGTCGGAAGGGATTGTCACGGCTGGACCTGCTGGCTCAGCCACGGAGGAACCGCCTGGGCTCTATCTCAGCTCGCAGTGATTCCGAGTGCACGGTGAACCGCAGCTCCACCTCTTCCCCCCGCCTGTCCGCAGAGACCGCTCTGCGTCTCGGTCTGCGCTCATCAACGCCCACAGAGAACAAGCTGACACCGAGGATGAGAGCTAACAGCGTGTCCAAACTGAACGACACCAAGACTAAAACCACGACATCAGGCTACTGCTCGCCCACAG tgtccagcagcagcaggtggaGGCGTCTGCCACCAGAGTACGGCTCCACCTCAGAGGAAGAGTTCAGCTCCAGTAGGAATTCTCCAAAGCACGGCGCTCGCTCTCACATGCGCCCTCATCACCTCGTCCCTCACCGGGCATCAAGACTCGGAGCCACCACCAGCTCGGGCCCGAACGCGGCGTCGGGTCCAggtggagccgggatcaaacatcGTATGAAAGAGCAAGAGGAGTACATCAGAGACTGGACAGCACACAGCGAAGAGATAGCCAG GATCAGCCAGGACCTGGCTAAGGACCtggccatcttggctcgtgagatCCACGACGTGGCTGGTGAGATTGACTCAGTCAGCTCATCGGGCACAGCGCCCAGCACCACCGTCAGCACAGCCGCCACCACCCCGGGATCAGCTATCGACACTCGAGAAGAG CTGGTGGATCGAGTGTTTGATGAGAGCCTGAAATTCAGAAAGATCCCGCCCGTGATCTCGTCCACCAAGGTGCCAGAGATCAACGGTAAGCCAGTGGAGCACCAACCCCGAGCTCCAGACAGCCTGGAGCCGCGGGCCTTGAGGAGACGCACCTGGAACCGAGAGGAG gcgGTGCTGGACAGCCTGCTCCTCCACTCAGTGTCCCAGCTGTCAGCTAAGATCAGACACTCTGTGGACAAAACAGCAGGAAAGATTAG GATTTTGTTCAAGGATAAGGACAGAAACTGGGATGAGATTGAGAGCAAACTGAAAGCTGAGAGTGAGGTACCACTCCTTAAAACCTCCAACAAG GAGTTCTCGTCAATTCTTCTTGAACTAAAGAGAGTCGAGAAGCAGCTCCAAG TGATCGATGTGATGGTAGATCCAGATGGGACTTTAGATGCGTTGGCCAGTCTTGGCCTGACCAGCCCCATCACCCCGACCAAACCTCTAACCGCCAAAATGGCTGCCACCAGCCCAGCCAGAGAACCACTGCCTGAGATCCTCCCTGGGCCTGGAGGCTCAGCCGCCTCCTCCAGGGTCCAGACTTCTTCCACAGAGGCGAGTGCACGAGAAACCACCGTAGGGTTGGGACTGCCGGGAGTTGGGGGGCTGCCCTTCAACCGCATGCGGCCAAGTGGAGAGGGGGCCATTGCTCAGAAATGA
- the cep170aa gene encoding centrosomal protein of 170 kDa isoform X2, which produces MSVTSWFLVSSGGTRHRLPREMIFVGRDDCELMLQSRSVDKQHAVINYEAGKDEHKVKDLGSLNGTFVNDVRIQEQMYITLKLEDKLRFGYDTNLFTVVRGELTVPEEALKHEKFTSGLQFSKKPSNCETTINTTTSKSPTKTPAKTPKSPSSSSSKSGTSRLTDGVTSSKEKSATAVDAHKTEERIGGDTAALPRGTPLYGQPSWWGDGDADDENSFKQETKSSSSKKHDSSISESKEARRAEKTSTALDSGYFETPTKEGHMVNNGIHEVPTKDTEDGPTPSHVASAQGHASFTIEFDNTSPGKVTIKDHVSKFTADHHRSRSKKSGAGSGGAGSKDLSTLQAAMMASESKVADWLAHNDPTLVRSESTEDDSKSIKSDVPVHLKRLKGSKHEDGTQSDSENGPGLRFANRQHALEERLKSANSHASGGAGGPNTSVSGNRATGTRTAFMIEFYDEENPRKRRSYSFSQTAPLLGGGVFGEGLCPQPPSHPKVFSISTSATLASDSGKVPAPIPATVAAGAPTAARVLLKQRSEDQSIGRSSASTGLATGSPTTPSEDASVVSRTAGTAAGEAEDDHSDKGTYTIELENRNPEEEEARRMIDKVFGVQESTNPAVLSGLQVEEKRKDSRETGKEALPGDSSWVSQWASLAANHTRTDPEGSGAEAATFLHKERGVDAFESGASLSKGESSPSLTDRKRRTLPQLPADDPRAKSSSKAPRSEIGEKQDTEPQEKENKGDGESPILMEDGEMTNKRKQSSTSSPSKGPLRTSGGAEWRKTSEGVRVETDEGEKSGKALVRQGSFTIEKPSSNVPAELIPRINRVGGGRERSDSVGSMDTATLLKDTEAVMAFLEAKLRDENKLDQKSSKTTQASRSGPPARTDSISPESDVDTASTASHVAGEAERKAAASSVQKRKSLSSMHREKSNMSTTSKTSAANGSARERLERKTKRTAEATSRSTRSTQQSSSSSRARQPSMDLTDDDQTSSFPISDILSSDQETYSGPLGSSTQRRCSEDVLHSKLDSRCAKTSISGSSKTSRTLQAATTSSLNKQTSLPQPRPTRASLLRRARLGDTSDTDLADADRVSVASEVSTTSSTSKPPSGRKGLSRLDLLAQPRRNRLGSISARSDSECTVNRSSTSSPRLSAETALRLGLRSSTPTENKLTPRMRANSVSKLNDTKTKTTTSGYCSPTDSSQPEPAGGDAEEELMVSSSSRWRRLPPEYGSTSEEEFSSSRNSPKHGARSHMRPHHLVPHRASRLGATTSSGPNAASGPGGAGIKHRMKEQEEYIRDWTAHSEEIARISQDLAKDLAILAREIHDVAGEIDSVSSSGTAPSTTVSTAATTPGSAIDTREEVGPARPTQPDIQESMKKLVDRVFDESLKFRKIPPVISSTKVPEINGKPVEHQPRAPDSLEPRALRRRTWNREEAVLDSLLLHSVSQLSAKIRHSVDKTAGKIRILFKDKDRNWDEIESKLKAESEVPLLKTSNKEFSSILLELKRVEKQLQVIDVMVDPDGTLDALASLGLTSPITPTKPLTAKMAATSPAREPLPEILPGPGGSAASSRVQTSSTEASARETTVGLGLPGVGGLPFNRMRPSGEGAIAQK; this is translated from the exons ATGAGTGTGACCTCCTGGTTCCTGGTGAGCAGCGGGGGAACTCGCCACCGACTCCCACGAGAAATGATCTTTGTCGGCCGTGACGACTGCGAGCTCATGCTACAG TCTCGTAGTGTCGACAAGCAGCATGCAGTCATCAACTATGAGGCTGGGAAAGATGAACACAAAGTCAAAGACCTGGGGAGCCTGAACGGG ACGTTTGTTAACGATGTCCGTATTCAGGAGCAGATGTACATCACTTTGAAGTTGGAGGACAAGCTGAGGTTTGGATATG ATACCAATCTGTTCACCGTGGTGAGAGGAGAGCTCACAGTGCCTGAAGAGGCTCTCAAA CATGAAAAGTTCACCAGTGGTCTCCAGTTCAGCAAGAAACCATCTAATTGTGAAACCACTATCAACACAACCACGAGCAAATCTCCTACCAAGACCCCAGCAAAAACACCAAAGtcacccagcagcagcagctcaaagtCAGGCACGAGCAGGCTAACAGACGGCGTCACTTCCTCTAAAGAGAAGTCAGCCACAGCTGTGGATGCTCACAAAACAGAGGAGAGGATAGGAG GGGATACAGCAGCTCTGCCTCGCGGGACGCCACTGTACGGTCAACCCTCCTGGTGGGGAGATGGAGATGCAGATGATGAGAATTCCTTCAAACAGGAAACCAAGTCATCCTCATCAAAAAAACATGACAGCTCCATTTCAG AGAGCAAAGAagcccgacgagcagagaaaacgtCCACTGCTCTTGACTCTGGCTACTTTGAGACCCCGACCaaggagggtcacatggtgaataATGGCATCCATGAAGTTCCCACTAAAGACACGGAGGATGGACCCACTCCCAGCCACGTTGCTTCAG CTCAAGGTCACGCCTCCTTCACCATAGAGTTTGACAACACCTCTCCAGGGAAAGTCACCATTAAAGACCACGTGTCAAAGTTTACAGCAGATCACCACAGATCTCGCTCCAAGAAGAGTGGAGCAGGAAGTGGAGGAGCAGGAAGCAAAGACCTCAGCACGCTACAAGCTGCTATGATggcgtctgagagcaaagtggctGATTGGTTGGCTCATAATGACCCTACGCTGGTGCGCAGCGAGTCGACAGAGGACGACAGCAAGAGCATCAAGAGCGATGTACCGGTTCATCTCAAGAGACTCAAAG GCAGCAAACATGAGGACGGCACTCAGAGTGACTCAGAGAACGGACCGGGCCTGCGCTTCGCTAACCGCCAACACGCCCTTGAGGAGCGCCTGAAGTCAGCAAACAGCCACGCGAGTGGAGGGGCAGGAGGGCCCAACACATCAGTGAGCGGGAACAGGGCAACTGGAACCCGTACGGCTTTCATGATTGAGTTCTACGACGAGGAAAACCCCCGCAAGCGTCGGTCTTATTCATTTTCACAGACTGCTCCCCTGCTGGGTGGAGGAGTTTTTGGGGAGGGACTGTGCCCCCAGCCTCCGTCTCACCCCAAAGTGTTTAGTATTTCCACCTCTGCTACTTTGGCCTCGGACTCTG GTAAAGTGCCAGCTCCGATACCAGCCACAGTGGCTGCAGGTGCTCCGACAGCGGCCCGTGTGCTCCTCAAGCAGAGGTCAGAGGACCAGAGCATCGGTCGGAGCTCAGCCAGCACCGGACTGGCGACGGGCAGCCCCACCACCCCCAGCGAGGATGCTTCTGTTGTTAGCAGAACAGCGGGAACAGCCGCGGGGGAGGCAGAAGACGACCACAGCGATAAGGGGACATACACTATTGAACTGGAGAACAGGAACCCAGAGGAAGAGGAGGCCCGGCGCATGATAGACAAG GTGTTCGGCGTGCAGGAAAGTACGAATCCCGCAGTTTTGTCAGGTCTGCAAGTGGAAGAAAAACGAAAGGACTCAAGAGAGACCGGGAAAGAG GCCCTGCCCggagactccagttgggtttctcAGTGGGCCAGTTTAGCTGCAAATCATACCCGGACAGACCCAGAAGGTTCTGGAGCAGAAGCAGCCACATTCCTACACAAAGAGAGAG GAGTTGATGCCTTTGAGTCTGGTGCATCCCTCAGCAAAGGTGAATCTTCTCCCAGCCTGACTGACCGTAAAAGAAGGACCCTCCCCCAGCTCCCCGCGGATGATCCCCGAGCTAAATCCAGTTCCAAAGCACCGAGGTCTGAGATAGGGGAGAAACAGGACACTGAGCCCCAGGAGAAAGAGAACAAGGGAGACGGGGAGTCCCCAATCCTCATGGAAGACGGTGAGATGACCAATAAACGGAAACAAAGCTCCACCTCCTCACCGTCTAAAGGTCCTCTCCGGACATCCGGTGGTGCTGAATGGAGAAAAACGTCAGAGGGTGTCAGAGTAGAAACAGATGAAGGAGAGAAATCTGGGAAGGCTCTTGTCCGTCAGGGCAGCTTTACTATTGAGAAGCCCAGCTCTAATGTCCCTGCAGAGCTCATCCCTCGCATCAACAGAGTCGGCGGTGGGCGTGAACGCAGCGACTCTGTGGGTAGCATGGACACGGCTACACTACTGAAGGACACTGAAGCTGTCATGGCGTTTCTAGAGGCAAAACTCAGAGATGAGAACAAACTAGATCAGAAAAGTAGTAAAACTACTCAGGCTTCGAGGTCTGGCCCCCCAGCACGCACCGACTCCATCTCTCCTGAATCCGACGTGGACACAGCCAGCACAGCTAGCCACGTGGCGGGAGAAGCAGAGAGGAAGGCAGCAGCGAGCAGCGTGCAGAAACGCAAGTCTCTCAGCAGCATGCATCGAGAAAAGAGCAACATGAGTACGACGTCCAAAACCAGCGCTGCAAACGGCAGTGCTCGTGAGCGTCTAGAGAGGAAGACTAAAAGAACGGCTGAAGCAACATCCCGGAGTACTCGCTCTACCCAACAATCCTCTTCTTCCTCCAGAGCACGCCAGCCTTCCATGGATCTCACTGATGATGACCAGACTTCTTCTTTCCCCATCTCTGATATCCTCTCCTCAGACCAGGAGACCTACTCTGGGCCTTTGGGGAGCTCGACACAAAGACGCTGCTCAGAAGATGTCCTCCACTCCAAACTGGATAGCAGGTGTGCTAAAACATCCATCAGCGGCTCCTCGAAAACCAGCCGAACTCTCCAGGCAGCCACAACCTCCTCCCTCAACAAGCAGACCTCCCTTCCTCAGCCTCGGCCCACCAGGGCCTCCCTCCTCCGTCGTGCCCGTCTGGGGGACACATCTGATACGGATCTAGCCGATGCGGACCGGGTTTCCGTGGCCTCTGAAGTCTCCACAACCAGCTCCACCTCTAAGCCCCCGTCTGGTCGGAAGGGATTGTCACGGCTGGACCTGCTGGCTCAGCCACGGAGGAACCGCCTGGGCTCTATCTCAGCTCGCAGTGATTCCGAGTGCACGGTGAACCGCAGCTCCACCTCTTCCCCCCGCCTGTCCGCAGAGACCGCTCTGCGTCTCGGTCTGCGCTCATCAACGCCCACAGAGAACAAGCTGACACCGAGGATGAGAGCTAACAGCGTGTCCAAACTGAACGACACCAAGACTAAAACCACGACATCAGGCTACTGCTCGCCCACAG ATAGCTCTCAGCCTGAACCTGCAGGTGGAGATGCAGAGGAAGAGCTGATGG tgtccagcagcagcaggtggaGGCGTCTGCCACCAGAGTACGGCTCCACCTCAGAGGAAGAGTTCAGCTCCAGTAGGAATTCTCCAAAGCACGGCGCTCGCTCTCACATGCGCCCTCATCACCTCGTCCCTCACCGGGCATCAAGACTCGGAGCCACCACCAGCTCGGGCCCGAACGCGGCGTCGGGTCCAggtggagccgggatcaaacatcGTATGAAAGAGCAAGAGGAGTACATCAGAGACTGGACAGCACACAGCGAAGAGATAGCCAG GATCAGCCAGGACCTGGCTAAGGACCtggccatcttggctcgtgagatCCACGACGTGGCTGGTGAGATTGACTCAGTCAGCTCATCGGGCACAGCGCCCAGCACCACCGTCAGCACAGCCGCCACCACCCCGGGATCAGCTATCGACACTCGAGAAGAGGTAGGCCCTGCACGTCCTACACAGCCGGACATACAGGAGAGCATGAAAAAG CTGGTGGATCGAGTGTTTGATGAGAGCCTGAAATTCAGAAAGATCCCGCCCGTGATCTCGTCCACCAAGGTGCCAGAGATCAACGGTAAGCCAGTGGAGCACCAACCCCGAGCTCCAGACAGCCTGGAGCCGCGGGCCTTGAGGAGACGCACCTGGAACCGAGAGGAG gcgGTGCTGGACAGCCTGCTCCTCCACTCAGTGTCCCAGCTGTCAGCTAAGATCAGACACTCTGTGGACAAAACAGCAGGAAAGATTAG GATTTTGTTCAAGGATAAGGACAGAAACTGGGATGAGATTGAGAGCAAACTGAAAGCTGAGAGTGAGGTACCACTCCTTAAAACCTCCAACAAG GAGTTCTCGTCAATTCTTCTTGAACTAAAGAGAGTCGAGAAGCAGCTCCAAG TGATCGATGTGATGGTAGATCCAGATGGGACTTTAGATGCGTTGGCCAGTCTTGGCCTGACCAGCCCCATCACCCCGACCAAACCTCTAACCGCCAAAATGGCTGCCACCAGCCCAGCCAGAGAACCACTGCCTGAGATCCTCCCTGGGCCTGGAGGCTCAGCCGCCTCCTCCAGGGTCCAGACTTCTTCCACAGAGGCGAGTGCACGAGAAACCACCGTAGGGTTGGGACTGCCGGGAGTTGGGGGGCTGCCCTTCAACCGCATGCGGCCAAGTGGAGAGGGGGCCATTGCTCAGAAATGA